TAACTAATTCTGAAGTTGAGAAAATTCTTCATATTCCATTAAACCCATTTCTACAAACTGTTGCAAAAGATAGCGATCCTAGTCATAACTTAATGAATGAAATGTATACCTTTGAGTATCAAAAACAGATTGTTTGGGGTGCTTCAGCTAGAATATTAAAACAAATTGAGAATACATTGAGATTCATTTAAAAAGAGCTCTTCGTGCCTGAAAAACTATGGCTGCACGCAAGTCCTCTCCAAGAAAAATTCGTCTGCTAAAAAAAACAAAGCAGGCTACTGCAGTACCAGCTTGGATTATACTAAAAACTAACAGAACTGTTAGAACTAATCCAAAACGTAGAGCTTGGAGATCAACAGATGTGGAGGTTGGATAATTGTCACAAGAATTAGAACGTGTTTATACAATTCCGTTAGGCAAAGTATTACTTTCACAATCACAACATCGAGCAGTAAGAGCTATCAATATGATTAAAGAATTTGCCCAACATCATATGAAGGTGGAAACCATCAAAATTGATGAAGAGTTATCTCATCAAATTTGGGCTAGAGGTGTTCGTAGTCCTCCAAGAAAAATTAAAGTTAGAATGAGTAAAACCGATGAAGGTTATGTTCTTGTAACTCCATTTACTGATGATGTGGAATCAGCTGCCAGTCCTGCAAAGGAAAATAAAAAAGTTGAAGATGTTGTAGAAGAAGCACCAGCTAAAGAAGAAGCACCAGCTAAAGAAGAAGCACCAGCTAAAGAAGAAGCACCAGCTAAAGAAGAAGCACCAGCTAAAGAAGAAGCACCAGCTAAAGAAGAAGCACCAGCTAAAGAAGAAGCACCATCTAAAGAATAAAAATTAAAATTTTCTTAATTCTAATAAAATTAGTTTGTCTAAAATGAATAATGATCGTCTATTTCATGATTCTTCATTTTAGATTCTGTTTTTTTGTTTGAACTGGATTCTGGCAAATCCATAATGAAACAAAATACCTTCTTTTCGATAGTATTTGTCAGTTCATTTTTCATTGATCTATCATGTTTTTCTTTGATTTATGTTCTTCTGTGTTTTTTTGACCATGATTAGATCAAACTTAAATATTTTTTTCACTTAGTAATTTTAACAAGAAAATGCCCTCATTTGCAGAATTGAATGTTGGAGAATAATGGACTCATTTCTTTTCCATATTTTCTTGTTTTTTGGCATTAGTCTCAAAATAAGTCAAATTTTAAGTTCAGGTATTTTCTAGTAAAATAAAATATGCCTGAGATCTTTGTTTATTGTAAAACATGTAGTAAAAAAGTCAAAGCTGTTGTTTTAACAGTTCATGAAAAGGAATATGATGAATCCATTCAGGGATATAGACGATATGGAATGGTTAGAATTTTAGAGCACAATATTGGATTTAGAAAAACTTGTTCTGATACTTCACAAATGAAAGCAATTGTCTCCTCTGACTCAAAAGACGACAATGGTGTTTTAAATTAACAAATAATTTTTGGAATTTGTGAAAATAATTTATTCTAATTGATATAGATCTAATTTACAATCTATGCTGCAATCTGGAGTATCCCAATCAAGTGTTTGTTCTTTTGGTATCATTGCTAATGGATCATAATTATCAAATTTTGTCATTGTTTGTACTGATGATAGCATTACTACTTTGGATTCATCTGATGATGACATGTTAATTTGTGAACTTGATTGATTTGTGATTCCATTTGAGATGTTTTTAATTGAATTGATTACTCCTACTGGGATGTTTTCTCCTCCTGCAACATACAAAATTGAACTTTTTATGGTATTTGGTGGTGCATTTTCGTATAGCATTTTTAATGAATCTCTTAGAGATTCCTCCATATCTTGTCCATCTTTACTTGTTGTCAGAATATTTGTTTTTGACTCTATTTCAGTTGCTTCAAGTGATTTTACTACATGCATTATTGCTGAGTTGGCAATACTGTAGCATGTTTTGGGAGTTAAATCTGGATTACTTTCCAATAGTGAATCATTATCTAATACAATTGTACATTGTGAATCTTCTCTAACTCTTTTTAATGAAATTCCTGAATTGAATATTTTCTCTTTTTCATATTTGAATGGCATTATTGCAAATGTGATTAAGCCTTTGTCTGTATCTTTACATATCTCTGAGATGACTGGAGCTATTGCTGCACCTGCTTTTCCTGCTAAATTACTCATTAAAACAACTGTGGAGTACTGTGAAATCTTAGATTTGATATATTCGGATTTTTTGTATGCTGAACCTCTGATCAATTGAACTGATGGATTAATTATTGAATCTGTAGATATGTGAATTGAATCACTATTTGATAAACAATCTTTTGAATCGTTACTAATTACTAGGCAATCTGAATTTAGGGCATCTTTTGCTTGGTTTGCCAACTTTGAGCCTGCTCCGCCTAATCCTATAACTAGCACTGGTTCTTTTACTTGAAAACTCATTCTAATATTATTCTCAGATTTACATAAAAAACCTTCTTACGTTTTTTTTATCAAATTTTAGATCGAAAAAATTTAGCTTGCGATCTTCCCAATTAGCCTTTTTCTGGTAGCATCAGTGATTTCAACTGTATGTGAATCTCCAATTTTGACTTCCTCATCAACTGCAATAGGTTTGTAAGCATAGTTTCTTCCCTTGATTCCTTCTTCTGTTTTTTCGTCAAACAATACTTTGCCTTTCCATCCGATCCATTTTTTATTACTTTCTAGGGATATATTGTTGATCTGATCAAAAATAACTTTACTTCTTCTTTTAACTTCTGATGCATCGATTTGTTTTAATTCTGCAGCATCAGTTCCAGGTCTAGCACTGTACTTTGATAAATTGACAACATCTGGTTTTGTTTCATCTAACAATTGAATAGTTTTTTGAAAGTCTTCTTCTGTTTCTGATGGAAATCCTACAATTATGTCTGTGGAAATTGTGAAATTTGTAAATTTCTCTTTTGTCATTTTTACAATTTCTCTAAATGTTTGAGAAGTATGTCCTCTTTTCATATCGTTTAGTACCTTATCACTTCCACTTTGAACTGGAATATGTAAAAATTTGAAAACCTTTTTGTTATCATATGACTCAATTAATTTTTCTTTGATTCTTGGCATATACATTGGATTCATCATCCCAACTCTTATCATAAAGTCTTCTGGAATTTCTGTAACTGAATTTACCAATGAAGGTAAATCTGTTCCTATGTCTAATCCATAACATCCGTTATCTGTTGATGTCAGCCAAACTTCTTTACATCCTTCTTTAATTTCTGTTTGAACTTGTCTTACTATGTCTCCTAATCTATAACTTGAAAGATCCCCCTTTGATAATTTGGTTTGACAAAATGTACATTCGCTCATACATCCACTTGCAATTTCTACGATTCCAACAGTTGGATTTAGTCTAACTTTTGGCAATCCCACTTTTGATAAATCTGAATCCTCTAGGGCTATTTGCTTTCTACCTCCTAATGTGGAATTGATTACTTCTAATGTTTTACCTAATGAACTTGGGCCAAGTAAACTTGCATTTTCTGAAAATTTTTCAACATTTTCTTTTTCAGCTTTTGGTAGACACCCTGCAACAATTAGTGGTTTTGTTTTTAATGATTTTATTCTGTACATCATTTTATTTGCAGTTGTATCTTTAACTGAGCAGGTAACAATTAGGTTAAGATCTGATTCTGTTGAATTCGTTGCTAACGTATGTCCTCCATTAACAATTAACCCTGAAATCATTTCGGAATCTGCAAAGCTAGCAGAACAGCCATAGGCTTCTACAAAAATTTTTGCCATGATTTATCTAAATAACGAATCTATTTCTTTGTTGGTCATTAGTTTCTTTGAAACTACTAATTCTCTAATTGTTTTTCCAGTTTTTAGTGATTCTTTGAATAATTCTGCTGACTTCAAATATCCTATTTTTGGAGTAAGTAAAGTTACTATCACTGGACTGTTTTCAATATTCTCTTGAAGCTTTTGTTTATTTGCTGTTAATCCGTCAATTAGATTTGCAGAAAATATTGGCAAAAAGTTTTTGAGCATATCTGTTGACTCTAAAACTGATTTTAGCATTCCTGGTAGCATTACATTTAGTTCAAATTGTCCTCCTTGAGCAGCATATGATACTGCAGTATCATTTCCTATGATGTTAAAACAAATCATATTCATACATTCAGCTAATGATGGGTTGACTTTACCTGGCATGATGGATGATCCTGCATGAACTGCTGGAATTCCCAATTCTGCTAATCCTGCAATTGGACCTGATGCCATTAATCTAATGTCATT
This window of the Candidatus Nitrosomarinus catalina genome carries:
- a CDS encoding 60S ribosomal protein L39 — protein: MAARKSSPRKIRLLKKTKQATAVPAWIILKTNRTVRTNPKRRAWRSTDVEVG
- a CDS encoding tRNA (N(6)-L-threonylcarbamoyladenosine(37)-C(2))-methylthiotransferase; amino-acid sequence: MAKIFVEAYGCSASFADSEMISGLIVNGGHTLATNSTESDLNLIVTCSVKDTTANKMMYRIKSLKTKPLIVAGCLPKAEKENVEKFSENASLLGPSSLGKTLEVINSTLGGRKQIALEDSDLSKVGLPKVRLNPTVGIVEIASGCMSECTFCQTKLSKGDLSSYRLGDIVRQVQTEIKEGCKEVWLTSTDNGCYGLDIGTDLPSLVNSVTEIPEDFMIRVGMMNPMYMPRIKEKLIESYDNKKVFKFLHIPVQSGSDKVLNDMKRGHTSQTFREIVKMTKEKFTNFTISTDIIVGFPSETEEDFQKTIQLLDETKPDVVNLSKYSARPGTDAAELKQIDASEVKRRSKVIFDQINNISLESNKKWIGWKGKVLFDEKTEEGIKGRNYAYKPIAVDEEVKIGDSHTVEITDATRKRLIGKIAS
- a CDS encoding cell division protein FtsZ, coding for MSFQVKEPVLVIGLGGAGSKLANQAKDALNSDCLVISNDSKDCLSNSDSIHISTDSIINPSVQLIRGSAYKKSEYIKSKISQYSTVVLMSNLAGKAGAAIAPVISEICKDTDKGLITFAIMPFKYEKEKIFNSGISLKRVREDSQCTIVLDNDSLLESNPDLTPKTCYSIANSAIMHVVKSLEATEIESKTNILTTSKDGQDMEESLRDSLKMLYENAPPNTIKSSILYVAGGENIPVGVINSIKNISNGITNQSSSQINMSSSDESKVVMLSSVQTMTKFDNYDPLAMIPKEQTLDWDTPDCSIDCKLDLYQLE
- a CDS encoding 50S ribosomal protein L31e, producing MSQELERVYTIPLGKVLLSQSQHRAVRAINMIKEFAQHHMKVETIKIDEELSHQIWARGVRSPPRKIKVRMSKTDEGYVLVTPFTDDVESAASPAKENKKVEDVVEEAPAKEEAPAKEEAPAKEEAPAKEEAPAKEEAPAKEEAPAKEEAPSKE